A genomic window from Triticum urartu cultivar G1812 chromosome 7, Tu2.1, whole genome shotgun sequence includes:
- the LOC125524711 gene encoding uncharacterized protein LOC125524711, with the protein MPSSSSVNPEHGAVTAAQHLAGNAGKETRATGAEVFASLLRTQEQVDALCEQYGVPKEFTARPAGDLPANSPPPPGAICVYARALEAGMRVPLRGFYRDVLAHFGIAPAQLTPNGWRFMAGFLVLCQSAGVRPSLAVFLRFFHLSIMDQKHEKGWYFFQSRPGSSSLGFTGLPNGSCKSIVRWRHYFFFLSSPEPWHCAVEWGEPSKSSFRNLRLTAEESKSAVKLLSAYGGAAVDLRNLLPARCSGRRRRLYNSNPAVSAAGAVITTASPPPPPPSTHCMMKVAAQASASKKKRTWEEANGREEPSRHDGQPLERASAANEPTDDAAIWQAASYVIELEEKLVARERDAAALREQLEGAKKELAAAKRAADAEREKAGSDLAAAGAELEKSKAELAAANRAVDAELVKTKAELAAARAEAAKTKAELAAAKRSAEAELVQAKAELTAAKRAAETELVKAKAKLAAAEAELESAKAAAVQQLLASEEHVRKRAEEALEGYKRWRGRQAPAGRAA; encoded by the exons atgccttcctcctcctccgtcaACCCGGAGCACGGCGCCGTCACCGCAGCCCAACACCTCGCCGGCAACGCTGGCAAGGAAACCAGGGCCACGGGCGCCGAGGTCTTCGCCTCGCTCCTGCGCACCCAGGAGCAGGTCGACGCGCTCTGCGAGCAGTACGGCGTGCCCAAGGAGTTCACCGCGCGCCCCGCCGGCGACCTGCCCGCGaactcgccgccgccgccgggggccatctGCGTGTACGCACGCGCGCTGGAGGCCGGGATGCGCGTCCCGCTGCGCGGCTTCTACCGCGACGTCCTCGCCCACTTCGGCATCGCGCCGGCGCAGCTCACGCCCAACGGGTGGCGCTTCATGGCGGGCTTCCTCGTGCTCTGCCAGTCCGCCGGCGTCCGTCCCTCGCTCGCGGTGTTCCTGCGCTTCTTCCACCTGTCCATCATGGATCAAAAGCACGAGAAAGGGTGGTACTTTTTCCAATCCAGGCCGGGCAGCTCCAGCTTGGGCTTCACGGGGTTGCCGAACGGGAGTTGCAAATCCATCGTGCGCTGGAGACActacttcttcttcctctcgtcACCGGAGCCGTGGCATTGCGCCGTGGAGTGGGGCGAGCCGTCCAAGAGCTCCTTCAGAAACCTGAGGCTCACCGCTGAGGAAAGCAAATCGGCGGTGAAGCTGCTAAGTGCTTATGGTGGCGCCGCTGTTGATCTCAGGAACCTGCTCCCTGCTAGGTGCTCAGGGCGGCGCCGTCGTCTCTACAATAGCAACCCCGCCGTTAGTGCCGCCGGCGCCGTGATAACCACAgcatccccgccgccgccgccgccttcaaCTCACT GTATGATGAAGGTGGCCGCGCAAGCGTCGGCGTCGAAGAAGAAGAGGACCTGGGAGGAGGCCAACGGCAGGGAAGAGCCTAGCAGGCACGACGGGCAGCCGCTGGAGCGCGCGTCTGCCGCGAACGAGCCTACCGACGACGCAGCGATTTGGCAG GCCGCGAGCTACGTGATCGAGCTGGAGGAGAAGCTGGTGGCCCGGGAGCGCGACGCCGCGGCTCTGCGGGAGCAGCTGGAGGGGGCGAAGAAGGAGCTCGCCGCGGCGAAGCGGGCGGCGGACGCGGAGCGGGAGAAGGCTGGGTCCGATCTCGCCGCGGCGGGAGCAGAGCTGGAGAAGAGCAAAGCCGAGCTCGCCGCGGCAAATCGAGCGGTGGACGCGGAGTTGGTGAAGACAAAAGCCGAGCTCGCTGCGGCTCGGGCGGAGGCGGCCAAGACGAAGGCCGAGCTCGCCGCCGCGAAGCGATCAGCGGAGGCAGAGCTGGTGCAGGCCAAGGCCGAGCTCACCGCGGCGAAGCGCGCCGCGGAGACGGAGCTGGTGAAGGCGAAGGCCAAGCTCGccgcggcggaggcggagctGGAGAGCGCCAAGGCGGCAGCGGTGCAGCAGCTCCTGGCCTCCGAGGAGCATGTGCGAAAGCGGGCGGAGGAGGCGCTGGAGGGATACAAGCGGTGGCGAGGCCGTCAAGCTCCGGCTGGCCGTGCTGCCTGA
- the LOC125521233 gene encoding uncharacterized protein LOC125521233 has translation MPSSSSVYPEHRVVTAAELIAGNDAKETRATGAEGFASLLRTQEEVDALCDKYGVPKEFTARPAGDLRANSTPPPGAICVYARALEAGMRVPLHGFFRDVLAHFGIAPAQLTPNGWRFMASFLVLCESAGVPPSVAVFRRFFHLSIMDQKHEKGWYFFRSRRDITSLPNGGCKTTPGWRHEFFFLSSPEPWPCAVEWGEPSNGSSLDPALTVEENKSVVKLSAHGGAAADLRNLLPAGRCRICAAVDLRNLLPATCPRRRRSNLAAASPPPRPSSCYKGMDPSVHDMMKTMPADKVAAQASASAKKRTWEEASGRHDGHTTDWDGGRELLQETVAPSLERAFAASEPSDGAAIRRAANCVLELGEKLVARERDAAALREQLEEAKAELAAAKWAADVELEKAQSELAAAGAELEKTKAELAAVEAEVVKTKAELSASLVEAELAAAKQAAEAVKTKAERAAAWEEVVKTKDELAAEAELVQAKAELTAAKRAAETELVKTKAKLAAVEAELESAKAAAVQQFLASEEQVRQRAEDALEGYKRWRGHQAPAGRAA, from the exons atgccttcctcctcctccgtctACCCGGAACACCGCGTCGTCACCGCAGCCGAACTCATCGCCGGCAATGATGCCAAGGAAACGAGGGCCACGGGCGCCGAGGGCTTCGCCTCGCTCCTGCGCACCCAGGAGGAGGTCGACGCGCTCTGCGACAAGTACGGCGTGCCCAAGGAGTTCACCGCGCGCCCCGCCGGCGACCTGCGCGCGAACTCGACgccgccgccgggggccatctGCGTGTACGCGCGCGCGCTGGAGGCCGGGATGCGCGTCCCGCTGCACGGCTTCTTCCGCGACGTCCTCGCCCACTTCGGCATCGCGCCGGCGCAGCTCACGCCCAACGGGTGGCGCTTCATGGCGAGCTTCCTCGTGCTCTGCGAGTCCGCCGGCGTCCCTCCCTCGGTCGCGGTGTTCCGGCGCTTCTTCCACCTGTCCATCATGGATCAAAAGCACGAGAAAGGGTGGTACTTTTTCCGATCCAGGCGGGACATCACAAGCTTGCCGAACGGGGGTTGCAAAACCACCCCGGGCTGGAGACACGAGTTCTTCTTCCTCTCGTCGCCGGAGCCGTGGCCTTGCGCCGTGGAGTGGGGCGAGCCGTCCAACGGCTCCTCCCTCGACCCGGCGCTCACCGTTGAGGAAAACAAATCGGTGGTGAAGCTGAGCGCTCATGGTGGCGCCGCTGCTGATCTCAGGAACCTGCTCCCTGCTGGGCGCTGCCGTATCTGCGCCGCTGTCGATCTCAGGAACCTGCTCCCTGCTACGTGcccacggcggcggcggagtaACCTTGCTGCCGCAtccccgccgccgcggccttcTTCGTGTTACAAAG GCATGGATCCCTCCGTCCACGACATGATGAAGACTATGCCGGCGGACAAGGTGGCCGCGCAAGCGTCGGCGTCGGCAAAGAAGAGGACTTGGGAGGAAGCCAGCGGCAGGCACGACGGACACACCACAGACTGGGATGGCGGACGGGAGCTGCTGCAGGAAACCGTCGCGCCGTCGTTGGAGCGCGCGTTCGCGGCGAGCGAGCCTTCCGACGGCGCAGCGATTCGGCGG GCTGCGAACTGCGTGCTCGAACTTGGGGAGAAGCTGGTGGCCAGGGAGCGCGACGCCGCGGCTCTGCGGGAGCAGCTGGAGGAGGCAAAggccgagctcgcggcggcgaagtgggcggcGGACGTGGAGCTTGAGAAGGCACAGTCCGAGCTCGCTGCGGCGGGAGCGGAGCTGGAGAAGACCAAAGCGGAGCtcgcggcggtggaggcggaggtGGTGAAGACGAAGGCCGAGCTCTCCGCGTCTCTTGTGGAGGCTGAGCTCGCCGCGGCAAAGCAAGCGGCGGAGGCGGTGAAGACGAAGGCCGAGCGCGCTGCGGCCTGGGAGGAGGTGGTGAAGACGAAGGACGAGCTCGCCGCGGAGGCAGAGCTGGTGCAGGCCAAGGCCGAGCTCACCGCGGCGAAGCGCGCCGCGGAGACGGAGCTGGTGAAGACTAAGGCCAAGCTTGCCGCGGTGGAGGCGGAGCTGGAGAGCGCCAAGGCGGCAGCGGTGCAGCAGTTCCTGGCCTCCGAGGAGCAGGTGCGCCAGCGCGCGGAGGACGCGCTGGAGGGGTACAAGCGCTGGCGAGGTCATCAAGCTCCGGCTGGCCGTGCTGCCTGA